A stretch of DNA from Bacillota bacterium:
GTATCGGGGCAGGTAATGGCCACCTTAAAACCCCGCCATAATAAAAGTATAAATAACAATATTACCAGTGAACCACCGATAAATCCCAGCTCTTCACCTATGGCCGCAAAAATAAAATCAGTATGCCGCTCGGGCAAGAACAGAAATTTAGAATGTCTTCCCTGGCCTAACCCAGTACCCATTAAGCCTCCTGACCCCAGCGACATCAGCGAGTTAATTATATGCCATCCGGCTCCGGTGGGGTCAGCCTCGGGATCAAGAAAAGCAAGAAAACGGCGCCTCCGATAAGGCTCCACCCAAATCGCCGTCAATACCAGAACCAAACCGACAGAACAAAGACTGCCCAGCTGAACACCCCGGGCACCGGCCACGAAACACATAACCACTATGGTACCCATTAAAGTAGCAGCCGTTCCCAGGTCGGGCTGAGCCAGAATTAAGGCTGCGGCCATACCTCCCACGGCTATAAATGGCAGTAGTCCCTTTTTAAACATATGAATTTGATTTCTTTTGGCAGCCAGGCCATAGGCCGTAAAAATTATAATACATAACTTTACAAATTCGGAAGGCTGAAAACTTAAAGGACCTAGATTAAGCCATCGTCTTGCCCCCAGGTAAGATGCACCAACC
This window harbors:
- the ftsW gene encoding putative lipid II flippase FtsW, yielding MRLGKRAPDFVLFLSILMLLGMGLVMVFSSSAYYAGDPEGPFADSFYFFKKQFVWALLGLSAMFVMMNYEYTRLKKHVGLLLIVAFLLLVLVLVPGVGASYLGARRWLNLGPLSFQPSEFVKLCIIIFTAYGLAAKRNQIHMFKKGLLPFIAVGGMAAALILAQPDLGTAATLMGTIVVMCFVAGARGVQLGSLCSVGLVLVLTAIWVEPYRRRRFLAFLDPEADPTGAGWHIINSLMSLGSGGLMGTGLGQGRHSKFLFLPERHTDFIFAAIGEELGFIGGSLVILLFILLLWRGFKVAITCPDTFGSILAAGIVSGIVLQAIVNIGVVTSSLPITGITLPFVSFGGTSLVFTLMGMGILLNISKHTKPR